A region from the Arachis ipaensis cultivar K30076 chromosome B01, Araip1.1, whole genome shotgun sequence genome encodes:
- the LOC107619499 gene encoding uncharacterized protein LOC107619499 isoform X3, whose product MTCVALYLEGLTLRRSWLSGNCSIRPRFSTFDFEEPKVPQQDRKSMDCGVCVAQWMIRDHLWQDYNVQNVSNATRMRLAVDLVMKLHNDMARDIVAKAVAHWQVEAT is encoded by the exons ATGACGTGCGTG GCATTGTACCTTGAAGGGCTGACGTTGCGACGGTCTTGGCTCTCCGGCAACTGCTCCATTCGACCCAGGTTTTCTACATTCGATTTCGAAGAGCCTAAAGTGCCCCAACAGGATCGGAAATC AATGGACTGCGGTGTGTGTGTGGCACAGTGGATGATTAGGGACCATCTGTGGCAGGATTATAATGTTCAG AACGTTAGCAACGCAACGCGTATGCGCTTGGCGGTAGATCTGGTGATGAAGTTGCACAACGACATGGCTAGGGACATCGTTGCCAAAGCCGTTGCTCACTGGCAAGTGGAGGCCACGTAG
- the LOC107612552 gene encoding protein FAR1-RELATED SEQUENCE 5-like produces MPTIARYTRTADNRLGSLFWVDGEMMSDYQLFGDVLAFDSTYRSNKYKKPLVVFPGSNHHKQTTIFGFVLLEDEEVRSYRWLLLNLIDVMGEKTPCVVVMDGDKVMRAAITEVFPAARHRLCGWHLEKNCVQRVKDTEFRKVFKKAIYANFKVEDFEEYWKTAVESLGLQNNSWVQSTYEVKEIWATAYLRGTFCVGYRTTSRCEGINAYIKGFLKSTDSILELVHSLDRVIKDYRNNEAVFREVKKQIKGVATLLFRGRDSICTTVVYKFSRMGALGRIQKVLFDPDDKKIECDCLMWNS; encoded by the exons ATGCCGACGATCGCACGTTACACGCGAACTGCCGATAATCGGCTGGGGAGCCTTTTCTGGGTCGACGGTGAGATGATGTCGGACTATCAGTTATTTGGAGATGTTCTGGCTTTTGATTCGACGTATCGGTCAAATAAGTACAAGAAACCGCTTGTAGTGTTTCCCGGGTCAAATCACCACAAACAGACAACCATTTTTGGATTTGTGCTGCTGGAGGACGAGGAAGTTCGTAGTTACCGGTGGCTGCTATTAAATCTTATTGACGTAATGGGAGAGAAGACGCCGTGTGTTGTTGTCATGGATGGGGACAAAGTGATGCGCGCAGCTATTACGGAGGTGTTCCCAGCAGCTAGGCACCGGCTGTGTGGGTGGCACTTGGAGAAAAATTGTGTTCAAAGGGTTAAGGATACCGAATTCCGGAAGGTCTTTAAGAAGGCTATCTATGCGAACTTCAAGGTGGAGGACTTTGAGGAATATTGGAAGACGGCGGTGGAGTCACTTGGCCTACAAAATAATAGTTGGGTTCAAAGCACATACGAGGTCAAAGAAATTTGGGCAACAGCATATCTCCGGGGCACGTTCTGTGTGGGATACAGGACAACCTCAAGATGTGAGGGGATTAATGCATACATAAAGGGGTTCCTGAAATCCACTGATAGCATTTTGGAGCTGGTGCACAGCTTAGATCGCGTTATAAAGGATTATCGAAACAACGAG GCAGTTTTTAGAGAGGTGAAGAAACAAATTAAGGGTGTTGCGACCTTGTTGTTTCGTGGGAGAGACAGCATCTGCACAACGGTTGTCTACAAGTTTTCAAGGATGGGCGCTCTTGGTAGGATACAGAAGGTTTTGTTCGACCCCGATGACAAGAAAATTGAGTGCGACTGTTTGATGTGGAATAGTTAG